Proteins encoded within one genomic window of Novosphingobium pentaromativorans US6-1:
- a CDS encoding fimbrial biogenesis chaperone yields the protein MLSRILTAFVAAFLVLVPLTAEAARVSPMIVDLEPAGRNSIARVELTNDSTRNIPYEVQMMRGDISPDGELSLTPADDQFMVFPAQAIVESRSQQVFRIQYVGEQAMAASQIYYMSIRQVPVEMPDQATQVQVVINYNVLVNVVPDGTQPLPVVSSVALSERTTEVDPDAPQDSPASKPRTLKGIAVDVGNDGNRFFLAGTSDWLIRATTTTGEPFEKSFTGEQISKIIGVGVVAPGKHRRFFVPVDKDLAKGSVSVELKL from the coding sequence ATGCTTTCCAGAATTCTGACGGCCTTTGTCGCCGCGTTTCTTGTCCTTGTCCCGCTTACTGCAGAAGCAGCGCGGGTATCGCCCATGATCGTCGATCTGGAACCGGCCGGCCGTAACTCGATCGCGCGCGTCGAACTGACAAACGACAGCACGCGCAACATCCCCTATGAAGTGCAGATGATGCGGGGCGATATCAGCCCCGACGGCGAGCTGAGCCTCACCCCGGCGGACGACCAGTTCATGGTCTTTCCCGCGCAGGCCATCGTGGAGAGCCGCTCGCAGCAGGTCTTCCGCATCCAGTACGTCGGCGAGCAGGCAATGGCAGCCTCGCAGATCTACTATATGTCGATCCGACAGGTCCCGGTCGAGATGCCGGACCAGGCGACCCAGGTCCAGGTCGTGATCAATTACAATGTCCTGGTCAACGTGGTGCCCGATGGCACGCAGCCGCTTCCCGTGGTCAGCAGCGTCGCATTGTCAGAGAGAACGACCGAGGTCGATCCCGATGCGCCCCAGGATTCTCCAGCAAGCAAACCACGCACTCTCAAGGGCATTGCCGTCGATGTCGGCAACGATGGCAACCGCTTTTTTCTCGCGGGGACTTCCGATTGGCTGATCAGGGCCACCACGACCACCGGCGAACCCTTCGAGAAGAGCTTCACCGGCGAACAGATCTCCAAGATCATCGGCGTGGGCGTCGTAGCCCCGGGTAAGCACAGGCGCTTCTTCGTGCCTGTCGACAAGGACCTTGCCAAGGGTTCTGTGTCAGTCGAGCTGAAGCTCTGA
- a CDS encoding PepSY-associated TM helix domain-containing protein — protein MKLLDTLHRWTGGLIGLLLALLGLTGTILLHKDAWIALPHSTDPQVQETALLAETAQRLMIGAANRPQSITFATADFGLDRLAFADGAGAYVTQTGDRVTTWSSQWQRPELWIFDFHHHLFAGERGEFVIGIAALCGLFFVISGLILWWRTRKTFRFRLVPPRLTRPAILRHHRDLGAVIAPLLAVSLVTGAVLVFRPMAAVLFGPGAPEEISHALAAPSYRPVAVARDLDWAAMIVSARRRFPDAEVRSLSLPRNDSGLITLRMRGQQEWLPNGRTTVWFAADTGKLVAARDAADLSWTVLGYNALYPLHAAKVGGLAFRIVMTLSGLTLTMLGSLAVWSFWLARPQRKVIQPRAPAARSS, from the coding sequence ATGAAGCTGCTCGACACCCTGCACCGCTGGACAGGAGGCCTCATCGGCCTCCTGCTGGCACTGCTTGGCCTGACGGGAACGATCCTGCTGCACAAGGATGCCTGGATCGCGCTTCCCCATAGCACCGACCCGCAAGTGCAGGAGACGGCCCTGCTGGCCGAAACGGCGCAGCGCCTCATGATAGGTGCTGCCAACAGGCCGCAATCGATCACTTTCGCGACTGCCGATTTCGGCCTCGATCGCCTCGCCTTCGCCGATGGCGCGGGCGCCTACGTCACACAGACGGGCGATCGGGTAACTACCTGGTCCAGTCAGTGGCAGCGGCCCGAGCTCTGGATCTTCGATTTCCACCATCACCTGTTCGCTGGCGAGCGCGGCGAGTTCGTGATCGGCATTGCTGCTCTGTGCGGGCTGTTCTTCGTGATCAGCGGTCTCATCCTCTGGTGGCGCACACGCAAGACTTTCCGGTTCCGGCTTGTACCGCCACGCCTCACCCGCCCTGCAATCTTGCGACATCACCGCGATCTCGGCGCCGTCATCGCCCCCTTGCTCGCAGTTTCGCTTGTGACCGGCGCCGTGCTCGTATTTCGTCCAATGGCGGCCGTCCTGTTCGGGCCCGGCGCACCGGAAGAAATCAGCCATGCTCTCGCCGCACCGAGCTACCGGCCCGTAGCCGTCGCCAGGGATCTCGATTGGGCGGCAATGATAGTAAGCGCACGCCGGCGCTTCCCCGATGCAGAAGTCCGCAGCTTATCTCTGCCCCGCAATGACAGCGGGCTGATCACCCTGCGCATGCGGGGGCAACAGGAATGGCTGCCCAATGGGCGCACGACGGTCTGGTTCGCGGCGGATACGGGCAAACTCGTTGCTGCGCGCGATGCCGCTGACCTGTCCTGGACCGTCCTGGGCTACAACGCGCTCTATCCACTTCATGCAGCCAAAGTCGGTGGGCTGGCCTTTCGCATCGTGATGACGCTCTCTGGACTGACCCTCACCATGCTGGGATCGCTCGCTGTCTGGAGCTTCTGGTTGGCAAGGCCCCAGCGCAAGGTGATACAGCCGCGTGCACCAGCGGCACGCAGCTCCTGA
- a CDS encoding KpsF/GutQ family sugar-phosphate isomerase yields the protein MKIETLRTRHAASALKTLDIEMQALTTLRAALQSPGLSDAVEKAINAFANTRGRIVVTGMGKSGHIARKIAATMRSTGTSALFLHPGEASHGDLGVIGRDDVVLAITWSGETKELNDIFHYCRHYGVELIVATAHPDSTAGRAADICLQLPVVREACPNELAPTSSTTLQLVLGDALAVALIEARGFTPSDFRVFHPGGRLGAQLATVTEIMGIGDAIPRVHRNATLVNATLEMSRKRYGCTAVVDENDMLVGVFTDGDLRRCIVVNNLSDTVGDHMSTDPVTIPGNVLLPEALRIMNDNSVSVLFVVDAGKLVGVVHMHDIVGVGIA from the coding sequence ATGAAAATCGAAACTTTGCGGACCCGCCATGCTGCATCTGCGCTCAAGACTCTGGATATCGAGATGCAGGCGCTCACGACCTTGCGTGCTGCGCTGCAAAGTCCGGGCCTCAGCGATGCCGTTGAAAAGGCGATCAATGCCTTTGCCAATACCCGCGGCCGCATCGTCGTTACGGGCATGGGCAAGAGCGGTCACATCGCGCGCAAGATCGCCGCGACCATGCGCTCCACGGGAACCTCCGCCCTGTTCCTTCACCCCGGTGAAGCCAGCCACGGCGACCTCGGCGTCATCGGCCGCGACGACGTTGTGTTGGCCATCACCTGGTCGGGCGAGACCAAGGAGCTGAACGACATCTTCCACTATTGCCGGCACTACGGCGTGGAACTGATCGTCGCGACCGCACACCCCGACAGCACCGCGGGCCGCGCCGCCGATATCTGCCTGCAACTGCCTGTCGTGCGCGAAGCCTGCCCGAACGAACTGGCGCCCACGTCATCGACCACGCTGCAGCTTGTCCTGGGCGACGCCCTGGCCGTGGCCCTGATCGAGGCGCGCGGTTTCACGCCTTCGGATTTCCGCGTCTTCCATCCCGGGGGCCGTCTTGGCGCACAGCTTGCCACCGTGACGGAAATCATGGGCATCGGCGATGCCATTCCCCGCGTTCATCGCAATGCGACGCTGGTCAACGCGACGCTGGAAATGAGCCGCAAGCGCTACGGCTGCACCGCGGTGGTCGACGAGAACGACATGCTGGTCGGCGTCTTTACCGATGGCGACCTGCGCCGCTGCATCGTCGTCAACAACCTGTCGGATACCGTCGGCGATCACATGTCCACCGATCCGGTAACCATCCCCGGCAATGTCCTGCTGCCCGAAGCGCTGCGCATCATGAATGACAATTCCGTCTCGGTGCTGTTCGTTGTCGATGCCGGCAAGCTCGTCGGGGTCGTCCACATGCATGACATCGTGGGTGTCGGCATTGCCTGA
- a CDS encoding TonB-dependent receptor: protein MSVKFRRALLVLPMTIGSASTLAQTPVNFDANADAPIIVTAARTELPANALPMTIDVLDNATLTQQVAIGGSVVDAVSALTPSFSPTRQKLSGAGETLRGRSPLYAINGIPQSAPLRDGARDGFTIDPFFVDRVEVIYGSNALQGIGGTGGIVNQVTVGPAQHDGISGRVMVQGNADSGFSSDGIGGKVAGLIGWRGGRFDATVGAAFHKRGVYYDGKGRRIGADLTQGETQDSRSWSVFGRFGYALSDTARLDLMLSRFELEGEGDYVPENGDYTIDLPTTSVRGTPPGKSATNRTESAALTLTDSDLWGGSLMAQLFWNRSRDTYGGEPVIAGEQFIATFQDASIAPFGSLFDQSQNRSRKYGGKLSYERKVPGLEALTATLGLDVLYDATEQRLIATDRSWVPPTDYRSIAPFAQFNLALLNDKLRLAGGLRYEDVKISIDDYTTLASYGGFDVSGGTPRFSDTLFNGGVILEPVAGLRAYASYAEGYTVPDVGRIARAVNSAGVDIDDYVNINPIVSNNREIGIEAKRGPLDASAAYFWSTSKNGSLLVRTGGVFEVQRQRVEIEGLEINLSAKTPLPGLLLSAGYAHLIGRTDGSGDGIDTVDRDLDGANISPDRLNLAASYRSGPFSARVQTLFFLSRKFERTPGNFSDTYAFDGYDVTDVGLRYETGFGALTLAAQNIFDTFYIDYYTQTVRPTDNAHFFAGRGRNFTFGWDYRF from the coding sequence ATGTCCGTCAAGTTTCGCCGCGCCCTGCTCGTTTTGCCGATGACCATCGGTTCAGCTTCGACCCTCGCCCAGACTCCGGTCAACTTTGATGCGAATGCAGATGCTCCCATTATCGTAACCGCGGCACGCACCGAGTTGCCCGCCAATGCCTTGCCGATGACGATCGATGTTCTCGACAATGCGACGCTTACACAGCAAGTGGCGATCGGCGGTTCCGTTGTCGACGCGGTGTCTGCCCTCACGCCGTCCTTCTCGCCGACCCGCCAGAAACTCTCTGGAGCGGGGGAAACGCTTCGTGGCCGATCACCGCTTTATGCTATCAACGGCATTCCTCAGTCAGCCCCGCTGCGCGACGGGGCACGCGACGGCTTCACCATCGATCCCTTCTTCGTCGACCGGGTCGAGGTGATCTACGGTTCGAACGCGCTCCAGGGCATCGGCGGCACCGGGGGCATCGTCAACCAGGTGACGGTGGGGCCTGCGCAACATGACGGAATTTCCGGCCGCGTCATGGTGCAGGGGAATGCGGACAGCGGCTTCAGCAGCGACGGGATCGGCGGCAAGGTCGCGGGCCTGATTGGCTGGCGTGGCGGACGCTTCGATGCGACCGTTGGCGCCGCCTTCCACAAGCGCGGCGTCTACTACGATGGCAAGGGTCGCCGTATCGGCGCCGACCTGACCCAGGGCGAAACGCAGGATAGCCGTTCCTGGTCCGTCTTCGGCCGTTTCGGCTACGCGCTTTCGGATACGGCACGGCTCGACCTGATGCTGAGTCGTTTCGAACTGGAAGGCGAAGGCGACTACGTCCCCGAGAATGGGGACTACACCATCGATCTGCCGACGACATCGGTGCGAGGGACGCCGCCGGGCAAGTCGGCGACGAACCGAACGGAAAGCGCGGCACTGACGCTGACCGACAGCGACCTGTGGGGCGGCAGTCTCATGGCCCAGCTGTTCTGGAACCGCTCGCGCGACACATACGGCGGCGAACCGGTCATCGCCGGCGAGCAATTCATCGCCACTTTCCAGGACGCATCCATCGCGCCCTTCGGCTCGCTGTTCGACCAGTCGCAAAACCGCAGCCGCAAGTATGGCGGCAAGCTCTCCTACGAGCGCAAGGTGCCCGGTCTGGAAGCACTGACGGCAACGCTTGGCCTCGATGTGCTGTATGACGCGACCGAACAGCGTCTGATCGCTACCGACCGCAGCTGGGTTCCGCCTACGGATTATCGCAGCATCGCGCCCTTCGCGCAGTTCAACCTGGCGCTGCTGAACGACAAGCTGCGCCTTGCCGGCGGCCTACGCTACGAAGACGTGAAGATCTCCATCGACGATTACACGACCCTGGCCAGCTATGGCGGCTTCGATGTTTCGGGAGGCACGCCCAGGTTCAGCGACACGCTGTTCAACGGCGGCGTCATCCTTGAGCCGGTCGCCGGCCTGCGCGCCTATGCCAGCTATGCGGAAGGCTATACCGTCCCCGACGTTGGCCGCATTGCACGCGCCGTCAACTCGGCAGGGGTGGACATCGACGACTATGTGAACATCAATCCGATCGTCTCGAACAACCGCGAAATCGGCATAGAAGCGAAACGCGGACCGCTCGATGCGAGCGCCGCCTATTTCTGGTCCACCAGCAAAAACGGTTCGCTTCTGGTGCGGACCGGCGGCGTCTTCGAAGTCCAGCGGCAGCGGGTGGAAATCGAGGGGTTGGAGATCAACCTGTCGGCCAAGACACCGCTCCCCGGTCTCTTGCTCTCAGCCGGATACGCCCACCTTATCGGCCGTACCGACGGGTCAGGTGATGGCATCGACACCGTGGACCGGGATCTCGACGGCGCCAACATCTCACCCGACCGCCTGAACCTGGCCGCCAGCTACCGCAGCGGCCCATTCTCAGCGCGGGTCCAGACGCTGTTTTTCCTGTCCCGCAAATTCGAGCGCACACCCGGTAACTTCAGCGACACGTACGCTTTCGATGGCTACGACGTCACAGACGTGGGCCTGCGCTACGAAACCGGCTTCGGCGCCCTGACACTGGCGGCCCAGAACATCTTCGATACGTTCTACATCGACTACTATACCCAGACCGTGCGCCCCACCGACAATGCCCACTTCTTCGCAGGGCGCGGCCGCAACTTCACCTTCGGTTGGGACTATCGCTTCTGA
- a CDS encoding type II toxin-antitoxin system HipA family toxin, whose amino-acid sequence MIDAAALDILLHDRRIGTLARLDGDRSIFTFDDAYLADEDRPVLSLAYRDPYGGIVNTPRAYQTRIEPFFSNLLPEGMLRDYLARRAGVKAVREYPLLTQLGGDLPGAVQAIPVDALDGLSDDVEDGSIAGQARHALRFSLAGVQLKFSALKNKGKNAGLTITVSGTGGDWIVKLPSARHPDVPENEFAAMSLASKLGIDVPDIDLVPLDTIEGLPDGITRYGASAYAIRRFDRSEEGAIHVEDFAQVFGVYADDKYENASYRQILSVLAIEADEASAVEFVRRLTYSVLIGNGDMHLKNWSLIYPDRRRPILAPAYDLVSTVAYIPGEDSALKFHRSREWESFTYRELETIADKARLPSHLVISTAKETVEQFDALWDQEKAHLPFSGEVAAAIDRHRKRLAV is encoded by the coding sequence ATGATCGACGCAGCCGCTCTCGACATACTCTTGCATGACCGCCGGATCGGAACGCTCGCGCGTCTCGATGGAGATCGCAGCATCTTCACCTTCGACGATGCCTACCTCGCAGACGAGGATCGCCCAGTGCTCTCGCTCGCCTACCGTGACCCCTATGGCGGCATCGTCAATACGCCGCGTGCCTATCAGACCCGGATCGAGCCATTCTTCTCCAACCTTCTGCCCGAAGGCATGTTGCGCGACTATCTTGCGCGCCGCGCTGGCGTCAAAGCGGTGCGCGAGTACCCGCTACTCACTCAACTTGGCGGGGACTTGCCGGGAGCGGTCCAGGCCATTCCCGTCGATGCACTAGATGGGCTGTCCGACGATGTTGAGGATGGTAGCATTGCAGGGCAAGCCAGGCATGCCCTTCGCTTCTCACTCGCGGGCGTCCAACTCAAGTTCTCGGCATTGAAGAACAAGGGCAAGAATGCCGGCCTCACCATTACGGTAAGCGGCACAGGCGGCGACTGGATCGTCAAACTGCCCTCAGCCAGACATCCCGACGTTCCCGAGAACGAATTCGCGGCCATGAGTCTGGCTTCCAAACTCGGGATCGATGTCCCTGACATCGATCTCGTGCCGCTGGATACGATTGAAGGATTGCCCGACGGGATCACCCGATACGGGGCGTCGGCCTACGCCATACGCCGCTTCGATCGAAGCGAGGAAGGCGCAATCCACGTCGAGGACTTTGCCCAGGTCTTTGGCGTGTACGCCGACGACAAGTACGAGAACGCCAGCTACCGCCAAATCCTGTCGGTGCTCGCGATCGAGGCAGACGAAGCCAGCGCCGTCGAGTTTGTCCGCCGCCTCACCTATTCCGTGCTGATCGGCAATGGCGACATGCATTTGAAGAACTGGTCGCTGATCTATCCCGACCGGCGCCGACCAATCCTCGCCCCCGCCTACGACCTCGTCTCAACGGTCGCTTATATCCCCGGGGAGGATTCCGCTCTCAAATTCCATCGCTCGCGCGAATGGGAGTCGTTCACCTACCGCGAACTGGAAACGATCGCGGACAAGGCGCGGCTGCCCTCGCACCTCGTCATCTCGACGGCAAAAGAGACCGTCGAGCAATTTGACGCGCTTTGGGACCAAGAAAAGGCGCATCTACCCTTTTCGGGAGAAGTCGCGGCGGCAATCGACAGGCATCGAAAGCGCCTTGCGGTCTAG
- a CDS encoding sterol desaturase family protein, which translates to MRDPRTSPQRVQLFENRQLEKLTLISPRGFVLVWSIALPFIAWTGWGTAGAAYGAFLFALGLLVWSLFEYAMHRFLFHWDSDVAPIKWLVFAVHGNHHTTPNDPLRNLMPPLVSLPISAAVWATCVALIGMAGTWLFLGFIIGYVGYDVVHYACHQWPMRGRIGMAIKRHHMRHHHVDEEGNYAITAIFWDRMFGSSVREIKKAQ; encoded by the coding sequence ATGCGTGATCCTCGAACCAGTCCCCAGCGCGTTCAGCTGTTCGAGAACCGGCAGCTCGAGAAGCTCACTCTCATCTCGCCGCGCGGGTTCGTCCTGGTCTGGAGCATCGCGCTCCCCTTCATTGCATGGACGGGTTGGGGCACCGCAGGCGCAGCCTACGGGGCGTTCCTCTTCGCGCTCGGCCTGCTGGTCTGGTCGCTGTTCGAGTATGCGATGCACCGGTTCCTGTTCCACTGGGATTCCGACGTCGCGCCGATCAAATGGCTGGTCTTTGCGGTCCACGGCAATCACCACACCACCCCGAACGATCCGCTGCGCAACCTGATGCCGCCGCTCGTCAGCCTGCCCATCAGCGCTGCCGTGTGGGCGACTTGCGTGGCCCTGATCGGCATGGCGGGCACCTGGCTCTTCCTGGGCTTCATCATCGGCTATGTCGGATACGACGTGGTCCACTACGCCTGCCATCAGTGGCCCATGCGCGGCCGCATCGGCATGGCGATCAAGCGCCACCATATGCGTCACCACCACGTCGACGAAGAAGGCAACTACGCGATCACGGCGATCTTCTGGGACCGCATGTTCGGAAGCAGCGTGCGCGAGATAAAGAAGGCGCAGTAA
- a CDS encoding DUF2442 domain-containing protein: MKIIETAIRSTPGDGLRLWVQLDSGHSLSLNVGIIEGLERQTKDVLSRVEISDDRTSISWPELSFALTNLEMVKIAVGPERFENMLRSTVASDYGRRGGSVRSDAKAAAARKNGRKGGRPRTKAGSRRKRTTKAE; the protein is encoded by the coding sequence ATGAAGATCATAGAGACTGCCATCCGTTCCACACCCGGTGACGGCCTCCGCTTGTGGGTGCAGCTGGATTCAGGTCATAGCCTCAGTCTTAATGTCGGGATCATCGAAGGGCTCGAGCGGCAGACAAAGGATGTGCTTTCGCGGGTTGAAATCTCGGATGATCGCACGTCGATTTCGTGGCCGGAACTTTCCTTTGCTTTGACCAATCTCGAGATGGTTAAGATTGCCGTCGGCCCCGAACGCTTCGAGAATATGCTCCGTTCGACGGTTGCAAGTGATTACGGTAGGCGAGGCGGTAGTGTGCGCTCTGATGCCAAGGCTGCTGCGGCTCGCAAGAACGGTCGGAAGGGAGGACGTCCTCGGACCAAAGCTGGCTCGAGAAGGAAGCGGACTACGAAGGCGGAATGA
- a CDS encoding fimbria/pilus outer membrane usher protein: MRGRKIALGLLVSSYAMAVSGAALAQDGTTSAKAPERPQDARAADIPAPRPASRAMAFTVPLVSGTKVLGDVLIEVAKDGGVRIDSQTLRSELDKLLNDTGHVRLDEAIAGRPYVAATDLKSMGVDLAFDSSRLELQVSSIEGSIRRVETLGEAGENRARIDLPVIAPAGFSSYLNLVSNVDYLSDTGFANPDVFLTGATRVADLVLEYDGAFTDQFGEGYSFYRRSTRAVYDQPDKYRRFSAGDLRLNTMTLLRTPFLGGIAVEKSRQIFDPFLPAARLGGREIFLDNSSTVDVIINGQKYQSFQLQSGTYDLASLPVQLGSNDVQLQIRDSFGRQQTVNLDYFFEPLDLAPGDEEYSFALGMIASNLTFEPDYGKDPAFTGFYRKALSRNVILGGAVQASERVQLLGGTASFVPQVIPGAFDIEAAVSRGNNGTGYALRANYRYRSGSSLTHSSQLSVNVDFESRNFDTIGDIVPNDFNLLNVGVNYTQGFTDRTYASIGVIHTRRGGGLSNRTTVFGDVIHRLTDRIRLTAGVEYGDSEFYSSNFGVRLALSFALGGGVRANADYRSRTETFRSTVSKGNDSTVGSIGYDLGFTDTRGETSADGSLDYIGNRFDARASLFTQGSDIGHLADQQRARLQVGTSIAYAGGSFGVGRPIGDSFALVKPHETLKDNAVITSRSLTGAEYYARSGILGAALQGDLSSYNGQDIQYDVDSLQPGYDIGDGTVRVDPPYRSGYRITVGNDHFVSAVGTLVSNGEPVSLISGTVRADDPDEDFQPLPFFTNSAGRFGLIGLAPGKSYTVTLNGKQGPFVINVPKDNSGLYRLDMVDLRQAGE; this comes from the coding sequence ATGAGGGGCCGCAAAATCGCCCTTGGGCTGCTGGTCAGCAGCTATGCCATGGCGGTGTCCGGGGCCGCGCTCGCGCAAGACGGCACAACGAGCGCGAAAGCCCCGGAAAGGCCACAGGATGCGCGGGCCGCGGACATTCCGGCACCCCGCCCCGCTTCGCGCGCGATGGCCTTTACCGTGCCGTTGGTTTCCGGAACCAAGGTCCTTGGCGACGTCCTAATCGAGGTCGCAAAGGATGGCGGGGTCAGGATCGATAGCCAAACTTTGCGCAGCGAACTCGACAAGTTGCTAAACGATACCGGCCATGTACGGCTTGATGAAGCGATTGCCGGACGGCCCTATGTCGCAGCGACCGACCTGAAATCGATGGGCGTCGACCTTGCGTTCGACAGCAGTCGCCTTGAACTTCAGGTCTCCTCGATCGAAGGTTCTATCCGCAGGGTCGAAACATTGGGTGAAGCAGGCGAGAACCGCGCCCGCATCGATCTGCCGGTCATCGCCCCAGCGGGTTTCAGCTCCTACCTCAATCTCGTCTCCAACGTCGACTATCTTTCAGACACCGGGTTCGCCAATCCGGACGTATTTCTGACCGGCGCGACAAGGGTCGCAGACCTGGTTCTGGAGTACGACGGTGCCTTCACCGACCAGTTTGGCGAAGGTTACAGCTTTTATCGCAGGTCTACTCGTGCAGTGTACGATCAGCCGGACAAGTACCGTCGCTTCTCGGCGGGCGATCTCCGGCTCAACACGATGACGTTGTTGCGCACACCTTTCCTGGGCGGCATCGCAGTTGAAAAGAGCCGCCAGATCTTCGATCCATTCCTGCCTGCCGCAAGGCTGGGTGGCCGCGAGATTTTCCTCGACAACTCCTCGACCGTCGACGTGATCATCAACGGCCAGAAGTATCAGTCATTCCAGCTCCAGTCCGGAACTTACGACCTCGCCAGCCTGCCGGTCCAGCTCGGCTCGAACGACGTTCAGCTGCAGATCCGCGATTCCTTCGGTCGACAGCAGACGGTCAATCTCGACTATTTCTTCGAACCACTCGACCTTGCGCCCGGCGATGAGGAATATTCCTTTGCACTCGGCATGATCGCCAGCAACCTCACCTTCGAGCCGGACTACGGCAAGGACCCTGCCTTCACCGGCTTCTACCGCAAGGCCCTGTCGCGCAACGTCATCCTCGGCGGCGCTGTGCAAGCTTCCGAGCGCGTACAACTGTTGGGCGGGACCGCCTCGTTCGTGCCGCAGGTCATACCTGGGGCATTCGACATTGAAGCGGCGGTCAGCCGCGGCAACAACGGGACCGGCTATGCCTTGCGCGCCAATTACCGTTATCGCTCGGGCTCAAGCCTGACCCATTCCAGCCAACTTAGCGTCAATGTCGACTTCGAAAGCCGCAATTTCGATACGATCGGCGATATCGTGCCCAACGATTTCAATCTTTTGAACGTCGGCGTGAATTACACCCAGGGCTTCACCGATCGCACTTATGCCAGCATTGGCGTGATCCATACGCGCCGGGGTGGTGGTCTCAGCAACCGCACAACCGTTTTCGGCGATGTGATCCATCGCTTGACGGATCGGATCCGCCTGACGGCAGGCGTCGAGTATGGCGACAGCGAATTCTATTCAAGCAACTTCGGGGTCCGTCTTGCTCTTTCCTTCGCCTTGGGTGGCGGGGTACGCGCCAATGCCGATTATCGCAGCCGGACGGAAACTTTCCGCTCAACGGTATCAAAGGGCAACGACAGCACGGTTGGCTCGATCGGTTACGATCTCGGCTTCACCGATACGCGCGGCGAAACATCCGCGGACGGGAGCTTGGATTACATCGGCAATCGCTTCGACGCACGCGCGTCACTTTTCACGCAAGGGTCCGACATCGGCCATCTCGCAGATCAGCAACGCGCGCGCCTGCAAGTCGGCACATCAATCGCTTATGCGGGCGGAAGCTTCGGAGTTGGTCGCCCGATCGGGGACTCCTTTGCCCTGGTGAAGCCGCATGAGACGCTGAAAGACAATGCCGTGATCACCTCGCGCAGCCTGACTGGGGCGGAATACTATGCGCGTAGTGGCATTCTGGGAGCGGCGTTGCAGGGAGACCTCTCCTCTTACAATGGCCAGGACATCCAGTACGACGTGGACAGCCTGCAACCGGGCTATGACATCGGCGATGGCACGGTGCGGGTCGATCCACCCTATCGCAGCGGCTATCGCATCACCGTTGGCAACGATCACTTCGTCAGCGCGGTAGGCACGCTGGTTTCGAACGGTGAACCGGTCTCGCTGATTTCGGGGACCGTGCGCGCCGACGATCCGGATGAAGACTTCCAGCCATTGCCTTTCTTTACCAATTCGGCCGGTCGCTTCGGGCTGATCGGGCTCGCCCCGGGTAAGTCATATACGGTGACATTGAACGGCAAGCAGGGTCCATTCGTGATCAACGTGCCGAAAGACAATTCGGGGCTCTACCGTCTCGATATGGTAGATCTGCGCCAGGCAGGCGAATAG